In one Bacteroidota bacterium genomic region, the following are encoded:
- a CDS encoding T9SS type A sorting domain-containing protein, with protein SLGVNAIELMPVNEFEGNSSWGYNPSFYFAPDKYYGPKDELKAFIDACHQRGMAVLIDMVLNHSYDQSPFVQLYFDGDKPTDQNPWYNREHNFTNPDAQWGNDFNHESLYTQALIDSINSYWMQVYKVDGFRFDFTKGFGNNIKGSNDPWGSNYDADRIALLKRMADEIWERNPHAIVILEHLAVNSEEEELADYGMLMWGNMNYNYGEAAMGYNESGKSNFSGISYKNRGWSNPHLIGYMESHDEERLMFKNVSYGNSSGFYDIQDTVRALERMGLVSSFFYTVPGPKMIWQFGELGYDYSIDYNGRLGEKPVRWDYYQNYYRKYLHDVVSSLLKLRKEHDVFRTTDFDLSVSGALKKMHLNGTEMNVCIVGNFDVITGSIDPDFQHTGWWYDYFRGDSVEVINVNAQLTLQPGEYRIYTDIRLETPQINTGIFTQDITEYDLINSLFPNPTSGEINMILNIPETGNYSFSIYDITGRRVFSESERTFSKGLNYLNTDLQDLENGLYFLQISSSDHTETVRIIKN; from the coding sequence CAGCCTCGGGGTCAATGCCATAGAACTCATGCCTGTCAACGAGTTTGAAGGGAACAGTAGCTGGGGATATAACCCGTCGTTCTACTTTGCACCCGACAAGTATTACGGACCTAAAGATGAGCTGAAAGCATTTATCGATGCCTGCCATCAACGCGGAATGGCCGTGTTAATCGACATGGTGCTGAACCATTCTTACGACCAGTCGCCATTCGTTCAGCTTTATTTTGATGGTGACAAGCCCACCGACCAAAATCCCTGGTATAACCGTGAGCACAATTTCACCAACCCCGATGCCCAGTGGGGTAACGACTTCAACCATGAAAGTCTATACACCCAGGCGCTTATCGACAGCATCAACAGTTACTGGATGCAGGTTTACAAGGTTGATGGCTTCCGTTTCGATTTTACCAAGGGATTTGGCAACAACATTAAGGGAAGCAACGATCCCTGGGGGTCAAACTACGATGCCGACCGTATTGCCCTGCTGAAACGTATGGCGGATGAGATTTGGGAAAGAAACCCCCATGCTATTGTCATCCTGGAACATCTGGCAGTTAACTCTGAAGAAGAAGAACTGGCTGATTATGGTATGCTGATGTGGGGCAATATGAATTACAATTACGGGGAAGCCGCCATGGGTTACAATGAATCAGGAAAGTCGAATTTTTCCGGAATTTCTTATAAAAACCGTGGATGGAGCAATCCTCACCTTATCGGATACATGGAAAGCCATGATGAAGAAAGGCTGATGTTCAAGAATGTTTCCTATGGTAATTCTTCGGGTTTTTATGATATACAGGATACCGTCCGTGCCCTCGAACGCATGGGGCTCGTATCCAGTTTCTTCTACACGGTTCCCGGTCCCAAGATGATATGGCAGTTTGGGGAGCTCGGTTACGATTATTCCATTGATTACAATGGCAGGCTGGGAGAGAAGCCCGTTCGCTGGGATTATTATCAGAATTATTACAGGAAATACCTGCACGATGTGGTTTCGTCACTGCTCAAGCTACGTAAGGAGCATGACGTGTTCCGTACAACGGATTTTGATTTGAGCGTTAGTGGAGCATTGAAAAAGATGCACCTTAACGGAACGGAAATGAACGTTTGCATCGTCGGTAACTTTGATGTGATAACAGGCTCTATTGATCCGGATTTCCAGCATACAGGATGGTGGTATGATTATTTTCGCGGCGACTCCGTTGAAGTTATCAATGTGAATGCCCAGCTTACCCTCCAACCCGGAGAATACAGGATATATACCGATATCAGGCTGGAGACACCTCAGATCAATACCGGTATTTTTACACAGGATATCACGGAATATGATCTGATCAATTCCCTGTTCCCCAACCCGACAAGCGGGGAGATCAATATGATCCTGAACATACCTGAAACAGGGAATTATTCATTCAGCATTTATGACATCACAGGAAGAAGGGTTTTCAGTGAGTCGGAAAGGACTTTTTCCAAAGGCTTGAATTATCTCAACACCGATCTTCAGGATCTTGAAAATGGGTTGTATTTCCTGCAGATATCTTCCTCTGATCATACAGAGACTGTAAGGA